From Chryseobacterium salivictor, a single genomic window includes:
- a CDS encoding nucleoside permease has product MNLKLRLTVLSFLQFFVWGAWLITIGVYWFGTKHWGGQEFGKVFATLGIASLIMPALVGIIADRWVNAEKLYGILHILYGIILVFLPSISTPENFFWIMLIAMMFYMPTISLSNSIAYYILKNNNYDVVKVFPPIRVWGTIGFIVAMWITNLTGNKDSGSQFYIAAAVAFILGIYAFTLPKCPPQNLIPANATLSEKLGLNAFSLLKDYKMALFFLFSMFLGAALQLTNMYGDTYLSDFGKIPAYADSFVVKRSTLIMSISQISETLFILAIPFFLKRYGIKNVMLLSMFAWVLRFGFFAYGGPEGFGLGLIILSCIVYGMAFDFFNISGSLFVETTTDYKIRSSAQGLFMMMTNGFGAIGGSLLSGWLIQQYFTLENGDKMWQEIWLVFAGYALVITILFAIMFKHKHDPEVIAELTH; this is encoded by the coding sequence ATGAATTTAAAATTAAGACTAACCGTTCTGTCATTCCTGCAGTTTTTTGTTTGGGGAGCGTGGCTGATTACTATTGGCGTATACTGGTTCGGAACAAAACACTGGGGTGGTCAGGAATTTGGAAAAGTTTTTGCGACTTTAGGAATTGCTTCTCTTATAATGCCTGCTCTTGTAGGAATCATCGCTGATAGGTGGGTAAATGCAGAAAAACTGTACGGTATCCTGCATATTCTTTACGGGATTATTCTCGTATTCTTGCCTTCTATCTCGACTCCTGAAAATTTCTTTTGGATCATGCTCATCGCGATGATGTTTTATATGCCGACGATTTCTCTGTCGAATTCTATCGCTTATTACATTCTGAAAAATAATAATTACGATGTTGTAAAGGTTTTCCCACCAATTCGTGTCTGGGGAACAATCGGATTTATTGTAGCCATGTGGATTACCAATCTTACAGGAAATAAAGATTCAGGATCTCAGTTTTATATTGCGGCTGCTGTGGCTTTTATTTTAGGGATTTATGCATTCACGTTGCCAAAGTGTCCGCCGCAGAATTTAATTCCTGCCAATGCTACTTTATCAGAAAAATTAGGACTTAATGCGTTTTCTTTACTTAAAGATTACAAGATGGCGTTGTTCTTTTTATTCTCAATGTTTCTGGGTGCGGCGCTGCAGTTGACCAATATGTACGGCGATACCTACTTATCAGATTTTGGGAAAATCCCGGCATATGCTGACAGTTTTGTCGTAAAACGTTCCACGTTGATCATGTCAATTTCGCAGATTTCAGAAACGTTATTTATTTTGGCAATTCCTTTCTTTTTAAAGAGATACGGAATTAAAAATGTGATGCTATTATCGATGTTTGCGTGGGTTTTACGTTTCGGATTTTTCGCTTATGGCGGACCGGAAGGTTTTGGTTTAGGATTGATCATTCTTTCCTGTATCGTTTATGGGATGGCATTTGACTTTTTCAATATATCAGGTTCTCTTTTCGTGGAAACAACAACTGATTATAAAATCCGTTCATCTGCACAAGGTCTGTTTATGATGATGACTAATGGTTTCGGTGCAATTGGTGGAAGTCTGTTAAGCGGTTGGTTAATCCAACAATATTTCACGCTCGAAAATGGTGATAAAATGTGGCAGGAAATCTGGCTTGTTTTCGCAGGTTATGCCTTAGTAATTACGATATTATTTGCCATAATGTTTAAACATAAGCACGATCCGGAAGTTATTGCCGAACTAACGCACTAA
- a CDS encoding class I SAM-dependent methyltransferase yields the protein MGHKILDAKVQEFINANLKTDLHSLLLKKSPFPEVSMQEIVQQIKGKKVAQKKFPYLLKDGIIFPPNLNLEQASSQATAEFKAKNLSGKSFVDLTSGFGIDAYFLSKNFEEVTLVEQNSELLEIVKHNWGIFGRKADFINENLEHFLAENKEKFDLIYLDPARRDSEKNKKFLLEDLSPNLPEIQDELLKISDQIIIKLSPLIDVSYLVSVIKNIAEIQIIAVRNEVKELLVFINSNIEKEETRITAINLESEENVFSFHYKEERSAVSEYSEPLQYLYIPNNAVLKSGGFNGVSEKFALKKLHPNTHFYTSDNYSEDFPGRILKAEIIDSKDIKKGEKFNIISKNHPLTPDEIKKKYKIKDGGNGYLIFTQTQKNKIILKASLEFN from the coding sequence GTGGGACATAAAATATTAGACGCAAAAGTTCAGGAATTTATCAATGCAAATCTAAAAACGGATTTGCATTCTTTGTTATTGAAAAAATCGCCTTTTCCGGAAGTTTCGATGCAGGAAATAGTGCAGCAGATCAAAGGCAAGAAAGTCGCTCAAAAGAAGTTTCCTTATTTATTGAAAGACGGAATTATCTTTCCGCCCAACTTAAATCTGGAACAGGCTTCTTCGCAGGCAACTGCTGAATTTAAAGCTAAAAATTTAAGTGGAAAAAGTTTTGTTGATTTGACTTCAGGCTTTGGAATTGACGCTTATTTTTTATCCAAAAATTTTGAAGAAGTTACATTGGTCGAGCAGAATTCTGAATTATTGGAAATTGTAAAACATAACTGGGGGATTTTCGGGAGAAAAGCAGACTTTATTAATGAAAATTTAGAACATTTTTTGGCTGAAAATAAAGAAAAATTTGATTTGATTTATCTCGATCCTGCCAGACGAGATTCCGAAAAAAACAAAAAATTCCTACTCGAAGATTTGTCTCCCAATCTTCCGGAAATTCAAGATGAATTGTTGAAAATTTCTGATCAGATTATCATTAAACTTTCTCCACTTATCGATGTTTCTTATTTGGTTTCGGTGATAAAGAATATTGCCGAAATTCAGATTATCGCAGTGAGAAATGAAGTGAAGGAATTGCTGGTTTTCATTAATTCAAATATAGAAAAAGAGGAAACCAGGATTACTGCAATCAATCTTGAAAGTGAAGAAAATGTGTTTTCGTTTCATTATAAAGAAGAGCGATCTGCAGTTTCAGAATATTCAGAACCCCTTCAGTATTTATATATTCCCAATAATGCCGTGTTGAAATCGGGTGGTTTTAATGGTGTTTCGGAAAAATTTGCTTTAAAAAAATTACACCCCAATACGCATTTTTATACTTCAGATAATTACAGCGAAGATTTTCCGGGCCGAATTTTAAAGGCTGAAATCATTGATTCTAAAGACATTAAGAAAGGAGAAAAATTCAATATTATTTCGAAAAATCATCCATTAACCCCAGATGAAATCAAGAAAAAATATAAAATTAAGGATGGCGGAAACGGCTACTTAATTTTCACGCAAACCCAGAAAAATAAAATTATTTTAAAAGCCAGTTTAGAATTTAACTAA
- a CDS encoding T9SS-dependent choice-of-anchor J family protein, which produces MKKLLLIGALALTSLISAQTTIFSADFSSAAGWSVADRDGDGNNWGIFNLTTPLNGFAVGQVAGSRSWSSTEGPLSPDNLLISPDIVLPTGGTLNFSVKVGSVDEDYFDDHYAIYAILSTAVFTGSETPLIENTLTSAEAVTVTADLSTLAGKTIKLVFRHFDSFDQNIFLMDDVLVTQTMLGASDSSINSGIRVYPNPTSDYINFTEKVKSVQIFDASGRKANFPQVVDNKLDVRNLAKGIYVIKFETEKGIQSLKFIKE; this is translated from the coding sequence ATGAAAAAACTTTTACTAATTGGAGCTTTAGCTCTTACTTCGTTAATTTCTGCACAAACAACAATATTTTCGGCAGATTTCTCATCAGCAGCTGGTTGGAGTGTTGCAGACAGAGATGGTGATGGAAATAACTGGGGCATATTTAATCTCACTACGCCTCTTAACGGCTTTGCCGTAGGGCAAGTAGCAGGTTCGCGTTCTTGGAGCAGTACAGAAGGACCATTGTCACCGGACAATTTATTAATATCTCCAGATATTGTACTTCCGACGGGCGGGACATTAAACTTTAGTGTAAAAGTTGGATCAGTAGATGAAGATTATTTTGATGATCATTATGCAATATATGCGATACTATCTACCGCAGTATTCACGGGATCAGAAACACCACTTATTGAAAATACTTTAACTTCTGCAGAAGCAGTTACAGTAACAGCAGATTTATCAACTTTGGCCGGAAAAACAATTAAATTAGTATTTAGACATTTTGATTCTTTCGATCAAAATATCTTCCTAATGGATGATGTGTTGGTTACGCAGACAATGCTCGGTGCTTCAGATTCTTCAATTAATAGTGGAATTCGTGTCTATCCAAACCCAACCTCAGATTATATAAACTTCACTGAGAAAGTAAAATCTGTACAGATTTTCGATGCATCAGGAAGAAAAGCTAATTTTCCGCAAGTGGTTGACAATAAGTTAGATGTGAGAAACCTTGCAAAAGGTATTTACGTGATTAAGTTTGAAACCGAAAAAGGAATTCAGTCTCTGAAATTTATTAAGGAATAA
- a CDS encoding acetyl-CoA C-acyltransferase: MKEVFIVSAVRTPMGSFLGSLASVPATKLGSTAIKGALDKINLDPRHVQEVYMGNVLQAGEGQAPARQALMGAGLSNATPATTVNKVCASGMKAVMMAAQSIKAGDQDVIVAGGMENMSSVPHYYNARNATKLGDVKMLDGMVLDGLTDVYNKVHMGVCAEKCAAEYGITREDQDQFAIESYKRSAKAWSEGKFKDEVVSVEIPQRKGDPIIFSEDEEYKSVNFDRIGTLPTVFQRENGTVTAANASTLNDGASALVLMSKEKMEELGLKPLAKIISYADAAQAPEWFTTAPSKALPIALKKANLEILDIDFFEFNEAFAVVGLANNKILGLDSSKVNVNGGAVSLGHPLGSSGSRIIVTLINVLKQNNGKYGAAAICNGGGGASAIVIENL; this comes from the coding sequence ATGAAAGAAGTATTCATCGTATCAGCAGTGAGAACTCCAATGGGAAGTTTCTTGGGAAGTTTGGCCTCAGTTCCGGCTACAAAATTAGGTTCAACTGCAATTAAAGGTGCTTTAGACAAAATAAATCTTGACCCGAGACACGTTCAGGAAGTATATATGGGAAATGTTCTGCAGGCCGGAGAAGGCCAGGCACCCGCTCGTCAGGCATTAATGGGAGCAGGTTTATCCAATGCAACTCCCGCCACAACCGTCAATAAAGTATGTGCCTCAGGAATGAAAGCCGTGATGATGGCTGCACAGTCCATCAAAGCAGGTGACCAGGACGTAATCGTTGCAGGTGGAATGGAAAATATGTCTTCAGTTCCACATTATTACAATGCAAGAAATGCTACTAAATTAGGCGATGTTAAGATGTTGGACGGAATGGTGCTCGACGGTTTAACGGATGTTTACAATAAAGTTCACATGGGAGTCTGTGCAGAAAAATGTGCAGCCGAATATGGAATTACGAGAGAAGATCAGGATCAGTTCGCAATTGAATCTTACAAACGTTCGGCAAAAGCCTGGAGCGAAGGTAAATTTAAAGACGAAGTTGTTTCCGTTGAAATTCCACAGAGAAAAGGGGATCCAATTATTTTTTCTGAAGATGAAGAATATAAATCAGTAAACTTCGACAGAATCGGGACTTTGCCAACCGTTTTCCAAAGAGAAAATGGAACGGTAACTGCAGCAAACGCGTCCACTTTAAATGACGGAGCATCTGCCTTGGTTTTGATGTCCAAAGAAAAAATGGAAGAATTAGGATTAAAACCTTTAGCAAAAATTATTTCTTATGCTGATGCGGCGCAGGCTCCGGAATGGTTTACAACGGCACCTTCAAAAGCACTTCCTATCGCGTTGAAAAAAGCCAATTTAGAAATTTTAGATATCGACTTTTTTGAATTTAATGAAGCGTTTGCGGTTGTGGGTTTAGCAAATAATAAAATTTTGGGTCTTGACAGTTCTAAAGTGAATGTGAACGGTGGAGCGGTTTCCTTAGGTCACCCGCTTGGAAGTTCAGGTTCCAGAATTATTGTTACTTTAATTAATGTTTTGAAACAAAACAACGGCAAGTACGGTGCAGCGGCGATTTGCAACGGCGGCGGCGGAGCTTCGGCCATTGTTATCGAAAACTTATAG
- a CDS encoding electron transfer flavoprotein subunit alpha/FixB family protein, with amino-acid sequence MAIYVYAENINGIYKKAAFEAVSYAKAIADKDGETVTAISINPTDSSDLLYKYGADKVLNIKDEGLKGFSAKAYAQAVNEVADGNIIVFPHTTDASSVAPMLAIMKSYSLITNALEAPESLSPFQVKRRAFSGKGIMHAKADAAGVIVTVSQNAFGIKENAVSGSEEVKNLSVANEDTKVISHEQSSGKLDLKEAEIVVSAGRGMKGPENWGMIEDLANLLGAATACSKPVSDIGWRPHSEHVGQTGKAISPNLYIAVGISGAIQHLAGVNSSKTIVVINSDPEAPFFKSADYGVVGDAFQIIPQLTEKIKALKG; translated from the coding sequence ATGGCAATATACGTATATGCAGAAAATATAAACGGAATCTATAAAAAAGCAGCATTCGAGGCAGTTTCTTATGCAAAAGCAATCGCTGATAAAGATGGAGAAACCGTTACCGCGATTTCCATCAATCCTACAGATTCTTCAGATTTATTATATAAATACGGAGCAGATAAAGTCCTTAATATTAAAGATGAAGGTTTAAAAGGTTTCAGTGCGAAAGCTTATGCACAGGCGGTAAACGAAGTTGCAGACGGAAATATTATCGTATTCCCACACACCACTGACGCTTCATCTGTTGCACCGATGTTGGCAATTATGAAGAGTTATTCTCTGATTACCAACGCTTTGGAAGCTCCAGAAAGCCTTTCTCCTTTCCAGGTCAAAAGAAGAGCCTTTTCCGGAAAAGGAATCATGCACGCTAAGGCAGACGCGGCTGGAGTTATTGTAACTGTCTCTCAAAATGCTTTCGGTATTAAAGAAAATGCAGTTTCAGGTTCAGAAGAAGTGAAAAATTTATCGGTAGCAAATGAAGATACCAAGGTAATTTCTCACGAACAGAGTTCAGGAAAGCTGGATTTGAAAGAAGCGGAAATCGTAGTTTCTGCGGGTCGTGGAATGAAAGGTCCCGAAAACTGGGGAATGATTGAAGACCTGGCCAATCTTTTAGGTGCCGCCACCGCCTGTTCAAAACCGGTATCTGATATCGGCTGGAGACCACATTCTGAACACGTTGGACAAACCGGTAAAGCAATTTCGCCCAACTTATATATCGCGGTCGGAATTTCCGGTGCAATTCAGCATTTGGCAGGAGTGAATTCTTCTAAAACAATTGTGGTTATCAACAGCGATCCCGAAGCTCCTTTCTTTAAATCTGCGGATTATGGAGTCGTAGGAGATGCATTCCAGATCATACCGCAATTAACTGAGAAAATTAAAGCCTTGAAAGGATAA
- a CDS encoding electron transfer flavoprotein subunit beta/FixA family protein, whose product MKILVCISSVPDTTSKINFTADQSAFDKNGIQWVINPLDEFGLTKAIKLQESAGATVTVINVGDSTTEPVIRKSLAIGANDAIRINIEPKDSYSVAKEIANIAQSGGYDLIFCGKESIDYNGGAVPGMVAQLLNQPFINACVGLEVNGAEATAVREIEGGKETISVKLPAVIAGQKGLVDEKDLIIPNMRGIMSARSKPLTVREPVNNEVKVDAVSFDAVPARAAVKMVAPDNLDELVRLLHEEAKVI is encoded by the coding sequence ATGAAAATATTAGTTTGTATCAGTAGTGTTCCAGATACTACCTCCAAAATTAATTTTACAGCAGACCAATCTGCTTTTGACAAAAATGGAATTCAGTGGGTGATCAATCCTTTAGATGAATTTGGATTAACCAAAGCAATCAAGTTGCAGGAATCGGCAGGAGCAACCGTTACGGTAATAAATGTAGGTGATTCCACTACTGAACCGGTGATCAGAAAGTCTTTGGCCATCGGCGCAAATGATGCAATCAGAATAAATATTGAACCGAAAGACAGCTATTCTGTTGCAAAAGAAATTGCAAATATCGCGCAAAGTGGCGGTTACGATTTGATCTTCTGTGGGAAAGAATCGATCGATTATAATGGTGGAGCGGTTCCGGGAATGGTAGCTCAGTTATTAAATCAACCTTTCATCAATGCCTGTGTTGGCTTAGAAGTTAACGGTGCTGAAGCCACTGCAGTAAGAGAAATTGAAGGTGGTAAAGAAACTATTTCGGTAAAACTTCCAGCGGTGATCGCAGGTCAAAAAGGATTGGTTGATGAGAAAGATTTAATTATCCCGAATATGCGTGGAATTATGTCTGCCAGATCAAAACCTTTAACCGTTCGTGAACCGGTTAACAATGAAGTAAAAGTGGATGCAGTTTCGTTTGATGCTGTGCCAGCGAGAGCAGCAGTGAAAATGGTTGCTCCCGACAACCTTGATGAACTGGTAAGATTACTTCACGAAGAAGCGAAAGTAATTTAA
- a CDS encoding dipeptidase, translated as MQETLNYIQENKQRYVDELFELLKIASISADPAYKDEVLKCADEVAKFLKDAGADDVEVCGTKGYPIVFGQKFLDKDLPTVLVYGHYDVQPPDPLELWTKPPFEPYIEKTEIHPEGAIFARGSADDKGQFFMHIKAFEAMMKTNTLPCNVKFIFEGEEEVGSKSLEDFVNENKEKLACDVILISDTHIYSNEQPTVTTGLRGLSYVEVEVEGPNRDLHSGLYGGAVPNPIHVLSRMIANLIDENGHITIDGFYDNVETVSDEERAEMNKLKDDQEHFKKSIGLNGVEGEKGYTTLERTSIRPTLDCNGIWGGYTGEGAKTVIPSKAFAKISMRLVPYQTPEEITEKFTKYFEKIAPANVKVKVNPHHGGMPYVLPSDTKEFRAAKTAMETAFGKEVLPYRSGGSIPITAMFEQVLGAKSVLMGFGLDSDAIHSPNEHYGLFNFYKGIESIPLFFENYTK; from the coding sequence ATGCAAGAAACCTTAAATTACATTCAGGAAAATAAACAGCGTTATGTTGACGAACTTTTTGAATTGTTAAAAATAGCTTCTATCAGCGCAGATCCTGCTTATAAAGACGAAGTGCTGAAATGTGCTGATGAAGTGGCCAAATTCCTGAAAGATGCCGGTGCTGATGATGTAGAAGTTTGCGGGACCAAAGGATATCCGATTGTTTTTGGTCAAAAATTCTTAGATAAAGATTTACCGACGGTTTTGGTTTACGGCCATTACGATGTACAACCACCAGATCCACTGGAGTTGTGGACTAAACCACCGTTTGAACCTTATATTGAAAAAACTGAAATTCACCCTGAAGGCGCTATTTTCGCACGAGGTTCTGCCGATGATAAAGGTCAGTTTTTCATGCACATCAAAGCTTTTGAAGCAATGATGAAAACCAATACTTTGCCATGTAACGTGAAATTTATTTTTGAAGGCGAAGAGGAAGTCGGCTCAAAAAGTCTGGAGGATTTTGTGAATGAAAATAAAGAAAAATTAGCGTGTGATGTTATTTTAATTTCCGATACCCATATTTATTCCAACGAACAGCCAACGGTAACCACCGGTTTGAGAGGTTTAAGTTATGTAGAAGTTGAAGTGGAAGGCCCAAATAGGGATTTACACTCCGGTCTTTACGGAGGAGCGGTTCCCAATCCGATTCACGTTCTGTCGAGAATGATTGCCAATTTAATTGATGAAAACGGACATATCACCATTGACGGGTTTTACGATAATGTAGAAACTGTTTCTGATGAAGAAAGAGCTGAAATGAACAAGCTGAAAGACGATCAGGAACATTTCAAAAAATCAATCGGTTTGAATGGAGTAGAAGGTGAGAAAGGATATACGACTTTGGAAAGAACTTCGATACGTCCGACCTTAGACTGCAATGGAATTTGGGGCGGGTATACCGGTGAAGGTGCGAAAACAGTTATTCCTTCGAAAGCTTTTGCTAAAATTTCAATGAGATTGGTTCCTTATCAAACGCCGGAAGAAATCACGGAAAAATTCACCAAATATTTTGAAAAAATTGCGCCAGCCAATGTTAAAGTTAAAGTAAATCCTCACCACGGCGGGATGCCTTATGTTTTGCCAAGTGATACCAAAGAATTCAGAGCGGCGAAAACAGCCATGGAAACAGCTTTCGGAAAAGAAGTTCTTCCGTACAGAAGTGGTGGAAGTATTCCTATCACTGCGATGTTCGAACAGGTTCTGGGAGCAAAATCCGTGTTGATGGGATTTGGTTTAGATTCCGATGCGATTCACTCGCCAAATGAGCATTACGGCTTGTTTAATTTCTATAAAGGAATTGAAAGTATTCCGTTGTTCTTTGAGAATTATACTAAATAG
- a CDS encoding GxxExxY protein → MAIINKEESYEIIGICMEIHNYLGFGFSEIVYKDALEIEFRNAGIDYVREKKYEVVYKGIVLPHLFYADFVVFDKVILEIKGKKEIADVDLSQAINYLKVSENRLALIVNFGEEKLNYKRIVL, encoded by the coding sequence ATGGCAATTATTAATAAAGAAGAATCATACGAAATTATTGGAATCTGCATGGAAATCCATAATTATTTAGGTTTTGGTTTTTCAGAAATAGTTTATAAAGACGCGCTGGAAATTGAGTTTAGGAATGCAGGAATTGATTATGTGAGGGAAAAAAAATATGAGGTTGTTTACAAGGGAATTGTTTTGCCGCATCTGTTTTACGCCGATTTTGTTGTTTTTGATAAAGTTATTTTAGAAATTAAAGGGAAAAAAGAAATTGCTGATGTTGATTTGTCTCAGGCTATCAATTACTTAAAAGTTTCTGAAAACAGATTAGCTTTGATTGTGAATTTTGGCGAAGAAAAACTGAATTATAAAAGAATTGTTTTATAG
- a CDS encoding bifunctional nuclease family protein, which yields MDYKKLTIRGISYSQTQSGAYALLLEHEESNVKLPVVIGNFEAQSISLGLEKDIHPPRPLTHDLFSKFVLATHFEITSVIIYQIIDGVFFSNINFKNKTTEEELILDARTSDAVAMAVRFDAPIYTTQQVLNEAGILLELDAPSKETDADQQPEPEGNLAALSSEELNKLLEDAVKDEDFDAALEIQEEIKRRKNKID from the coding sequence ATGGATTATAAAAAATTAACCATTCGCGGAATTTCCTACAGCCAAACGCAATCTGGCGCTTATGCCCTGCTTTTGGAACATGAGGAAAGCAATGTCAAACTGCCGGTTGTAATCGGTAATTTCGAAGCACAGTCTATTTCATTAGGTCTAGAAAAAGATATTCATCCACCGCGGCCCCTTACGCACGATTTATTTTCCAAATTCGTTTTGGCCACTCATTTTGAGATCACTTCCGTCATTATTTATCAAATTATTGATGGCGTATTTTTCTCTAATATCAATTTTAAAAATAAGACGACGGAAGAGGAGCTTATCTTAGATGCAAGAACTTCTGATGCTGTAGCAATGGCTGTCCGTTTTGATGCACCTATTTATACCACACAACAGGTTTTAAATGAAGCAGGTATTTTACTGGAACTCGATGCGCCTTCAAAAGAAACTGATGCAGATCAGCAACCGGAGCCGGAAGGAAATTTGGCCGCACTCAGTTCAGAAGAACTCAATAAACTGCTGGAAGATGCTGTAAAAGACGAAGATTTCGATGCAGCTTTAGAAATTCAGGAAGAAATAAAACGTAGAAAAAATAAAATCGACTAA
- a CDS encoding SDR family oxidoreductase, whose protein sequence is MKNKVAYITGGTKGIGLGIAEVLHKHGITVAISGRRKEDAIEVAEQLSTMEAPVFGIGSDVKNFEDEKNAVAEIIRKFGKIDYVIANAGVGIFKPVDELSVEEWSSMIDTNLSGIFHTLKASVEELKKTEGYFITISSLAGTNFFENGSGYNASKFGAVGFTQAAMMDLRKYNIKVSTIMPGSVSTHFNGNQPSEKDAWKIQPKDIGELVMDILKMNPRTLPSKIEIRPLKPKG, encoded by the coding sequence ATGAAAAATAAAGTAGCATATATCACCGGCGGAACAAAGGGAATTGGCTTAGGAATCGCAGAAGTACTCCACAAACATGGCATCACCGTTGCAATTTCCGGACGTAGAAAAGAGGATGCGATAGAAGTTGCAGAACAGTTATCGACCATGGAAGCACCTGTTTTTGGGATTGGGTCTGATGTGAAAAACTTTGAAGACGAAAAAAATGCAGTTGCCGAAATCATCAGAAAATTCGGAAAAATTGATTACGTCATTGCAAATGCGGGCGTTGGAATTTTTAAACCCGTAGATGAACTGTCTGTTGAAGAATGGTCGTCCATGATTGATACTAATCTTTCCGGAATTTTTCACACTTTGAAAGCATCGGTTGAAGAGCTTAAAAAAACAGAAGGGTATTTCATCACTATTTCGAGTTTAGCAGGAACCAATTTTTTCGAAAACGGTTCCGGTTATAACGCCTCGAAATTTGGTGCAGTGGGCTTTACACAGGCAGCAATGATGGATTTAAGAAAATATAATATTAAAGTTTCTACCATCATGCCGGGCTCAGTTTCCACTCATTTTAATGGAAATCAGCCTTCAGAAAAAGATGCCTGGAAAATACAGCCAAAAGATATTGGTGAGCTTGTCATGGATATTCTGAAAATGAATCCGCGCACCTTACCAAGCAAGATTGAGATTAGACCTTTAAAACCAAAGGGTTAA
- a CDS encoding methylmalonyl-CoA mutase family protein, with protein MFKKTSLQDWVSVVQKQLKTENIYEILSKENLEGITVKPYYNSVAKPLSNLPKVEESTHLVSPYHESSEENIFAFLLNDNVENLQEKVIFVNNKDLAEHISLDESNRYFSLIDVFSEDQKGGLNQQLVKELLAKDFERNICINVSLHQNAGATIVQQLAIALAKTTELTEIFGLQILNKIIFRVAVGGNYFFEIAKIRALKLLFNQFSKEFDLDEIPYIFAETSLRNKSKNDAENNLIRSTLELSAAMIGGADAVFSNDYQLEKSDSVSEEISFKQQIVLAYESIINVFEDAGNGSYYIENLTQQFAEKSWHMFLQIENDGGYCELLKNGSIQKQIFEQAIKEQNWVEEGKIKIIGVNLYPKLEKTKSAAEMYSSGEIKAVRLAEMFE; from the coding sequence ATGTTTAAAAAAACTTCACTTCAAGACTGGGTATCTGTTGTTCAGAAACAACTGAAAACAGAAAATATCTATGAGATTTTGTCCAAAGAAAACCTCGAGGGAATTACCGTTAAGCCTTACTACAATTCTGTCGCGAAACCGTTAAGCAATCTTCCGAAAGTGGAAGAATCTACCCATCTTGTTTCCCCTTACCACGAAAGTTCAGAGGAAAATATTTTCGCTTTTCTTTTAAATGATAATGTCGAAAACCTTCAGGAGAAAGTGATTTTTGTTAACAATAAAGATTTGGCAGAACATATTTCCCTGGATGAGAGCAACCGTTATTTTTCATTAATCGATGTGTTTTCTGAGGATCAAAAGGGCGGATTAAATCAGCAACTGGTGAAAGAACTTCTAGCAAAAGATTTCGAGAGAAATATTTGCATTAATGTTTCTCTGCATCAAAATGCAGGTGCCACAATCGTTCAGCAGCTGGCAATCGCGCTGGCAAAAACAACAGAACTGACAGAGATTTTCGGTTTGCAAATTTTAAATAAAATTATTTTTAGAGTCGCTGTTGGTGGAAACTATTTCTTTGAAATTGCTAAAATCAGAGCACTTAAATTGCTTTTCAATCAATTTTCAAAAGAATTTGATTTAGATGAAATTCCCTATATTTTTGCGGAAACATCTTTGCGGAATAAATCCAAAAACGATGCTGAAAATAATCTGATCCGTTCCACATTGGAGCTTTCTGCGGCGATGATTGGCGGAGCAGATGCAGTTTTCAGTAATGATTATCAGTTAGAAAAATCCGATTCGGTTTCCGAGGAAATTTCATTTAAACAACAAATTGTTTTAGCCTATGAAAGCATTATCAATGTTTTTGAAGACGCAGGAAACGGGAGTTATTATATCGAAAATTTAACGCAGCAATTCGCGGAAAAATCCTGGCATATGTTCCTGCAAATTGAAAATGATGGCGGTTATTGTGAGCTTTTGAAAAATGGTTCGATTCAAAAACAAATTTTTGAGCAAGCAATTAAAGAACAGAATTGGGTAGAAGAAGGGAAAATTAAAATTATCGGCGTAAATCTTTATCCGAAATTAGAGAAGACGAAATCTGCGGCAGAAATGTATTCGTCAGGTGAAATTAAAGCAGTTCGTCTGGCAGAAATGTTTGAATAG